A stretch of the Nicotiana tabacum cultivar K326 chromosome 6, ASM71507v2, whole genome shotgun sequence genome encodes the following:
- the LOC107831416 gene encoding uncharacterized protein LOC107831416 — MRTNFMPIGESYSRLFPKLVQMGLLQPLPPNRQNLESPSYRPGTRCAYHSGVEGHDTEDCWTLKRAIKNLIEQKRVVLKDEEIPNMTNNPLPAHNNGLLIGMISEDKEFDPALKAIIAIADVEKKPKAAAKQDKGEKKSNSAPQSEEKIVETKTGAVPLKDAILYVPRAHRKEQLVLSPPKRFELNKGPKMYVRKGTYVARRPVIPPRLSEPVIISRAPQRPMKYPTVVPWNYNRAIVTYKGKEIVGEANETNPAEKYLNLEDLNKAKKKHFPLKKPVNAEEAKEFFRKMKTTDYEVIDQLRKSPSQVSLLSLLVSSTEHQKVLIKTLNEAYVPIETIVEQLERMAERFFAINQISFSKNDLPPEGAAHNKSLHLIVKYEGYYVKRVMLDGRSGVDIYPLSTLQRMEIGTERIRPNNICVRAFDGIKRDIIVRSI, encoded by the coding sequence ATGAGAACAAACTTCATGCCTATTGGTGAGTCATATTCTAGACTTTTCCCTAAactggtccaaatgggtttgctACAACCTTTACCCCCGAATAGACAAAACCTAGAGTCACCTTCCTACCGACCTGGTACCCGATGCGCTTATCATTCTGGGGTGGAAGGGCATGACACTGAAGACTGTTGGACTCTCAAAAGGGCAATTAAAAACTTGATAGAGCAAAAAAGGGTAGTGCTGAAAGATGAAGAGATCCCCAATATGACCAACAACCCATTGCCGGCTCACAACAACGGGCTACTTATTGGGATGATTTCtgaagataaagagtttgaccCAGCTCTAAAAGCTATCATTGCCATCGCCGATGTGGAAAAGAAGCCAAAGGCCGCCGCAAAGCAAGATAAAGGGGAGAAGAAGAGTAACTCCGCTCCCCAAAGTGAAGAAAAGATTGTGGAAACCAAAACAGGGGCAGTACCCCTTAAAGACGCCATTCTTTATGTTCCCCGAGCTCACAGGAAAGAACAATTGGTGTTGAGCCCTCCTAAGAGGTTCGAGCTGAACAAGGGACCCAAGATGTATGTACGCAAAGGGACTTATGTGGCGCGGAGACCAGTAATTCCACCCAGGTTGAGCGAGCCCGTGATCATTAGCCGCGCACCACAAAGGCCTATGAAATACCCCACTGTAGTCCCTTGGAACTATAACAGAGCAATTGTGacatacaaagggaaagaaattgTAGGGGAAGCAAATGAAACTAACCCAGCAGAGAAATACCTTAACTTGGAGGATTTGAACAAAGCCAAGAAGAAGCATTTCCCACTCAAGAAGCCCGTCAATGCTGAGGAGGCCAAAGAATTCTTTCGTAAAATGAAAACTACGGACTATGAGGTAATAGACCAACTCCGGAAGTCTCCTTCACAGGTCTCACTCCTGTCTCTACTGGTAAGCTCAACCgagcatcagaaagtgttgatAAAAACCCTCAACGAAGCTTATGTTCCGATTGaaaccattgttgaacaattggagaggatggcagaaagattcttcgcaaTCAACCAGATCTCATTTAGCAAGAATGATTTGCCCCCGGAAGGGGCTGCCCACAACAAATCCCTTCATTTGATAGTTAAATATGAGGGGTACTATGTGAAGAGAGTCATGCTGGATGGCAGATCCGGAGTTGATATCTACCCCCTCTCAactttgcaaagaatggagattGGGACTGAGAGAATCAGGCCTAACAATATCTGTGTGCGTGCctttgatggcatcaagagagacatcaTTGTGagatcgatttga